The Pleurodeles waltl isolate 20211129_DDA chromosome 7, aPleWal1.hap1.20221129, whole genome shotgun sequence genome includes a region encoding these proteins:
- the LOC138246561 gene encoding chemerin-like receptor 1: MAADNSTPYNMLTIPANNPSEVTEGIHIAASIANTIIFIVGIAGNGIVIWLGGFKMEKTVCTIWYLNLAVADFFFCATRIFSAIREGMIFDWPFGKTACKVNSFIKFFNLFASVLLLIIISIDRCIMVTNPIWCRIHRNTKLSAIICFVVWLLATAMAMPYAFYFETYKNGSRTDCKYTKGLGKEEEHVLRVTRFIISFVIPVVIISVCNLILATHLKQKKVKTSKGALKLVTLVVVVFFVCWLPHHVLLLLKKTRGSKAAWKAGFKFANFLAFFTACINPFLYFFMGYLKNHHHKQSLLSVLSRVFADDTSNSTEPEIQQMSVQSVA; the protein is encoded by the coding sequence ATGGCTGCTGACAACTCTACACCCTACAATATGCTAACAATACCTGCCAATAATCCTAGTGAAGTGACAGAAGGAATACATATAGCTGCAAGCATTGCTAACACGATCATTTTCATTGTGGGAATTGCCGGCAATGGCATCGTGATCTGGTTGGGTGGCTTCAAAATGGAGAAGACCGTGTGCACAATCTGGTACCTGAATCTGGCTGTGGCTGACTTCTTCTTCTGTGCCACGCGTATCTTCAGTGCCATCAGAGAAGGCATGATATTTGACTGGCCTTTTGGAAAGACTGCTTGCAAGGTCAACAGCTTCATAAAGTTCTTCAATCTCTTTGCCAGTGTCCTTCTACTGATTATCATCAGCATTGATCGCTGCATCATGGTGACCAACCCAATCTGGTGCCGGATCCACCGAAATACCAAGCTTAGTGCCATCATCTGTTTTGTGGTGTGGTTACTGGCAACAGCTATGGCTATGCCTTATGCCTTTTACTTCGAAACCTATAAAAATGGGTCACGGACTGACTGTAAATACACAAAAGGCCTAGGTAAAGAAGAAGAGCATGTTTTGCGTGTTACCAGATTCATCATTAGTTTTGTTATCCCTGTCGTCATCATCAGTGTGTGTAACCTAATTCTGGCTACCCATTTGAAGCAGAAAAAGGTGAAGACCTCAAAAGGCGCCCTAAAGCTTGTTACTTTAGTGGTCGTTGTCTTTTTTGTCTGCTGGCTCCCCCACCACGTGTTGCTCTTGCTGAAGAAGACCCGTGGTTCAAAAGCAGCATGGAAAGCAGGATTTAAGTTTGCTAACTTTTTAGCCTTTTTCACTGCCTGCATCAACCCATTCCTCTACTTTTTCATGGGCTACCTGAAGAATCATCACCATAAGCAGTCACTGCTTTCGGTTCTCAGTCGAGTCTTTGCCGATGACACCAGTAACTCAACTGAGCCTGAAATCCAACAGATGTCTGTACAGAGCGTTGCTTGA